The Vicia villosa cultivar HV-30 ecotype Madison, WI unplaced genomic scaffold, Vvil1.0 ctg.001310F_1_1, whole genome shotgun sequence genome window below encodes:
- the LOC131634501 gene encoding SWR1-complex protein 4-like has translation MEKNSLPHNESQKVDEIAGGLAPLMPAVDWKKKTPSDKKVTWQWRPFKHSARKDDLQLSHWVKVVNGVPPTGDYSFAKYNKSVDITSYTDEEYEKYLTNPNWTKEETDQLFDLCDRFNLKFIVIADRFPSSRTVEELKDRYYSVSQAILIARNPSSGDDTLDPLVKEPYNISQEMKRKRALSLILSQTKQQERRDEEVLAEAKRISELRIKVAGESKSVAASNSSVDVTERASPNETVSPSNMQRPSTVLPSIITSDNLGTSARGLH, from the exons ATGGAGAAGAACTCTCTACCTCACAATGAGTCTCAGAAG GTTGATGAAATTGCGGGTGGATTGGCACCTCTTATGCCTGCGGTTGATTGGAAAAAAAAGACTCCATCAGATAAAAAG GTGACTTGGCAATGGCGTCCTTTCAAACATTCTGCTCGTAAAGATGATCTTCAGCTTAGCCATTGG GTTAAAGTTGTAAATGGTGTTCCACCAACAGGAGACTATTCTTTTGCCAAGTATAACAAG TCTGTTGACATAACAAGCTACACAGATGAGGAGTATGAGAAATATTTGACAAATCCT AACTGGACCAAGGAGGAAACAGATCAACTGTTTGACTTGTGTGATAGGTTTAATCTCAAATTTATTGTTATAGCTGATAGGTTTCCTTCATCTCGAACTGTTGAAGAATTAAAGGATCGATATTATAGTG TATCTCAGGCTATATTAATTGCTAGGAATCCATCTTCTGGGGACGATACTTTGGATCCACTTGTTAAG GAACCATATAACATTTCACAAGAGATGAAGCGGAAACGAGCTCTGTCCCTAATCCTctctcaaacaaaacaacaagaaCGTAGAGATGAAGAG GTGCTTGCTGAAGCAAAAAGAATTTCTGAATTACGCATAAAG GTTGCCGGAGAGTCTAAGTCGGTTGCTGCTTCAAATTCTAGTGTAGATGTTACAGAGAGGGCCAGCCCCAATGAAACTGTATCTCCATCAAATATGCAACGTCCATCGACAGTATTGCCTTCCATAATAACGAGTGATAATCTTGGCACG AGTGCTAGAGGCTTACATTGA
- the LOC131634524 gene encoding SWR1-complex protein 4-like: MMNKNSTVEYQTVLQQAFWRLGVNLQPRVPTKAVCFEQLQLRNEIVTFMNLRSQIHRWEMQNEAANGSSFHDGSHRETTGTSKRLHCEEDLDWIPGKTDSGGARTSKKDRKSKASGQCKKASSTAQSKRKR; the protein is encoded by the exons atgatgaacaaaaactCAACAGTTGAGTATCAGACTGTCCTCCAACaagcattttggagacttggg GTCAATTTGCAACCAAGGGTTCCAACAAAAGCTGTATGTTTTGAGCAACTTCAACTAAGAAATGAAATAGTAACTTTCATGAATCTTAGAAGTCAG ATCCATCGCTGGGAGATGCAGAATGAGGCGGCCAACGGTTCATCTTTTCATGATGGTTCACACCGCGAAACAACAGGAACATCTAAG CGTTTGCATTGTGAAGAAGATCTGGATTGGATTCCGGGTAAAACAGATTCTGGAG GGGCAAGAACTAGTAAAAAGGATCGAAAGAGCAAG GCGTCAGGACAATGTAAAAAAGCTTCATCAACAGCTCAATCAAAAAGAAAGAGATAA